A genomic region of Podarcis raffonei isolate rPodRaf1 chromosome 13, rPodRaf1.pri, whole genome shotgun sequence contains the following coding sequences:
- the LOC128399758 gene encoding olfactory receptor 2G3-like: MGLANLTTITEFILVGLTSHRKTQILLFVVILIIYSLTIMGNLVIIMLVWADSSLHTPMYFFLTNLSGLEICYVTSTLPQMLAHLLSGNGTISFAHCAIQMYIALGMGGTECLLLAAMAYDRYLAICHPLLYTTAMGRWRQLQLALVCWMGGFLLGSINVACTFRLPFCGPNRINHFFCELPVVLKLACADTHVTQAILFVASVLALLIPVSVILTSYGLILSSVLRMRSTARRHKAFSTCASHLVVVTLFYGTVMSMYMIPQSGSAPDRDKQIAVFYVVVTPLLNPIIYTLRNKDVHGAAAKVLGRWSFEQ, encoded by the coding sequence ATGGGGTTGGCGAACCTCACCACTATCACAGAGTTCATCTTGGTTGGACTAACCAGTCACCGCAAGACACAGATTCTACTCTTTGTGGTCATCCTCATCATCTACTCCCTCACCATTATGGGGAACCTAGTGATCATTATGCTTGTGTGGGCTGACTCTTCCCTCCACAcgcccatgtacttcttcctgacAAACCTTTCGGGCCTGGAGATCTGTTACGTCACCAGCACCTTGCCTCAAATGTTAGCTCACCTCCTTTCTGGCAATGGGACCATCTCCTTTGCCCATTGTGCTATCCAGATGTACATTGCACTGGGCATGGGCGGCACGGAATGCCTTCTCCTAGCTGCCATGGCCTATGACCGCTACCTGGCCATCTGCCACCCCCTGCTGTACACCACTGCCATGGGCAGGTGGCGTCAATTGCAGCTTGCCTTAGTCTGCTGGATGGGTGGCTTCCTCCTGGGTTCGATAAACGTGGCCTGCACCTTCAGGCTCCCCTTTTGCGGTCCAAACCGCATCAACCACTTCTTCTGTGAGCTGCCCGTGGTGCTGAAACTTGCATGTGCCGACACGCACGTTACACAAGCCATTCTTTTCGTTGCATCTGTGCTGGCCCTGCTAATTCCAGTTTCTGTTATCCTAACGTCTTACGGACTCATTCTCTCCTCAGTGTTGCGAATGCGGTCAACTGCCCGACGGCACAAGGCCTTCTCCACCTGCGCCTCTCACCTGGTGGTGGTCACCTTGTTCTATGGCACTGTCATGTCTATGTACATGATCCCCCAGTCAGGGTCAGCTCCTGACCGGGACAAGCAAATTGCAGTCTTTTATGTTGTGGTCACTCCCTTGCTCAACCCCATCATTTATACTCTGCGGAATAAGGATGTTCATGGGGCAGCAGCCAAGGTGCTGGGAAGATGGAGCTTTGAGCAGTGA
- the LOC128399752 gene encoding olfactory receptor 2D2-like yields the protein MCNTWLALDSLLPFLCREEVRMGDENFTSIKYFVLVGLSNDRRTQILLFVVVFIIYSLTIMGNLVIIILVRLDSSLHTPMYFFLTHLSSLEICFVTSTLPQMLAHLLSGNGVISFTHCTLQMYISLSLGGTECLLLSAMAYDRYLAICHPLLYASIMGWGRQVLLTSLCWAGGFLLGSINAGSTIRLPFCGPNRINHFFCELPIVLKLSCADTHLTEAFIFVASVLLLIIPLTIILISYGLVLSSVLQMKSTTGLRKALSTCGSHLIVVTLFYSTVISMYMIPRSGSTSDRDKKIAVFYIVVTPLLNPIIYTLRNKDIHGAAAKVLRRLAISQELRVAY from the coding sequence ATGTGTAACACATGGCTTGCCTTAGACTCACTGTTGCCCTTTCTCTGTAGGGAAGAGGTTAGGATGGGGGACGAGAACTTTACTTCGATCAAATATTTTGTATTGGTGGGACTGTCAAATGACCGAAGGACACAGATTCTACTCTTTGTGGTGGTCTTCATCATCTACTCCCTCACCATTATGGGGAACCTGGTGATCATCATCCTTGTCCGACTTGACTCTTCCCTCCACacacccatgtatttcttcctgaCACACCTGTCAAGCCTGGAGATCTGCTTTGTCACCAGCACTTTGCCCCAGATGCTGGCTCACCTCCTGTCTGGAAATGGAGTTATTTCTTTCACCCACTGCACTCTCCAGATGTATATTTCGTTGTCCCTAGGTGGTACCGAATGCCTTCTTCTCAGTGCCATGGCCTATGACCGCTACTTGGCTATCTGCCACCCTCTATTATATGCTAGCATCATGGGCTGGGGGCGCCAAGTCCTGCTTACTTCTCTCTGTTGGGCAGGCGGCTTCCTCCTAGGTTCTATAAATGCAGGTAGCACCATTCGCCTCCCCTTCTGCGGCCCCAACCGCATCAACCACTTCTTTTGTGAGCTCCCGATAGTGCTGAAGCTTTCATGTGCTGACACGCACCTCACGGAGGCTTTCATATTCGTGGCATCTGTACTATTGCTTATAATTCCTCTGACGATTATCCTTATATCCTATGGGCTTGTTCTCTCCTCAGTATTGCAAATGAAATCCACCACTGGACTGCGCAAGGCCCTCTCCACATGTGGCTCCCACCTGATCGTGGTCACCTTGTTCTATAGCACTGTCATCTCTATGTACATGATTCCACGGTCGGGTTCAACTTCTGATCGTGACAAGAAAATTGCTGTCTTTTACATTGTGGTCACCCCTTTGCTTAATCCTATCATTTACACTCTGCGAAACAAGGATATTCATGGTGCAGCAGCCAAGGTGCTGAGAAGACTGGCCATTTCGCAAGAGTTGAGAGTTGCCTACTAG
- the LOC128399756 gene encoding olfactory receptor 2G3-like → MRMGEENVTFVKEFILVGFSSDRRTQILLFVVVLIIYSLTIVGNLLIILLVWVESSLHIPMYFFLSNLAGLEICYVTTTLPQTMASLVSGNGAISFTCCMAQMYITLSLGSCECLLLGVMAYDRYLAICHPLIYTSVMGWWRQFLLASVTWVGGFLLGSLMVGSATSLYFCGPNRIDHFICEMAMVIKLSCTDTYITEAAIFLAASLGVILPLSIIMTSYGFVISSVLKMRSTAGWRKAFSTCGSHLIVVTLFYGTVISMYLIPRSGSTSDRDKKIAIFYLVVTPLLNPIIYTLRNKDIHDAIAKVLQRLDIKQKS, encoded by the coding sequence ATGAGGATGGGGGAAGAAAACGTCACTTTTGTGAAAGAGTTTATATTGGTGGGATTCTCCAGTGATCGAAGGACACAGATTCTTCTCTTTGTGGTAGTCCTCATCATATACTCCCTGACCATTGTGGGGAACCTGTTGATCATCTTGCTTGTGTGGGTTGAGTCTTCACTTCACATACCAATGTACTTCTTCTTGAGCAACTTAGCAGGCCTAGAGATCTGCTATGTCACCACCACCTTGCCCCAAACGATGGCAAGCCTCGTGTCTGGCAATGGAGCCATCTCCTTCACCTGTTGTATGGCACAGATGTACATCACACTGTCCCTTGGATCCTGTGAATGCCTTCTTCTAGGTGTAATGGCCTATGATCGCTACCTAGCTATCTGTCATCCTCTAATATATACTAGTGTCATGGGCTGGTGGCGACAATTTCTGCTTGCCTCAGTCACTTGGGTTGGTGGCTTCCTCCTTGGTTCTCTAATGGTTGGCAGCGCCACTTCTCTCTACTTCTGTGGCCCGAACCGTATTGACCACTTCATCTGTGAGATGGCAATGGTGATTAAACTTTCATGCACTGACACCTACATTACAGAGGCCGCCATCTTTTTGGCAGCTTCACTTGGGGTCATACTTCCTCTTTCAATTATCATGACCTCCTATGGGTTTGTTATCTCCTCAGTATTGAAAATGAGGTCAACTGCTGGATGGCGCAAGGCCTTCTCCACGTGTGGCTCCCATCTGATTGTGGTCACCTTGTTCTATGGCACTGTCATCTCTATGTACTTGATTCCCCGGTCGGGTTCAACTTCTGATCGTGACAAGAAAATTGCCATTTTCTACCTTGTAGTCACCCCTCTTCTCAACCCTATCATTTATACTCTTCGGAACAAGGATATCCATGATGCAATAGCCAAGGTGTTGCAAAGACTGGACATTAAGCAGAAGAGTTGA
- the LOC128398984 gene encoding olfactory receptor 2D2-like, which yields MDNYLGVAEKQQREEQWEKIRIGDENLTSVKYFILMGFTNDRRTQILLFVVIFIIYSLTIMGNLVIIMLVWANSSLHTPMYFFLTNLSGLEICYVTTTLPQMLAHLLSGNGSISFTCCMTQMYITLALGGTECLLLSAMAYDRCLAICHPLLYVSIMGWGRQVLLASLCWAGGFLLASINVGSTLGLPFCHANHINHFFCELPVVLKLSCADTHLTEAFIFLASVALLLIPLTIILISYGLVLSSVLQMRSSTGLRKALSTCGSHLIVVTLFYSTVISMYMIPRSCSTSDRDKKIAVFYIVVTPLLNPIIYTLRNKDIHGATAKALRRLAILKKS from the exons ATGGATAACTATTTGGGGGTtgctgaaaaacaacaaagagaagaGCAGTG GGAAAAGATCAGAATAGGTGATGAGAACTTGACCTCTGTCAAATATTTTATATTGATGGGATTCACCAATGACCGAAGGACACAGATTCTACTCTTTGTGGTCATCTTCATCATCTACTCCCTCACCATTATGGGGAACCTGGTGATCATTATGCTTGTGTGGGCCAACTCTTCCCTCCACAcgcccatgtacttcttcctgacAAACCTTTCGGGCCTGGAGATCTGTTATGTCACCACCACGTTGCCCCAGATGCTGGCTCACCTCCTGTCTGGCAATGGTTCCATCTCCTTCACATGCTGCATGACACAGATGTACATCACATTGGCCCTGGGTGGCACTGAATGTCTTCTTCTCAGTGCCATGGCCTATGACCGCTGCTTAGCTATCTGCCATCCTCTATTATATGTCAGTATCATGGGCTGGGGGCGTCAAGTCCTGCTTGCCTCGCTCTGTTGGGCAGGTGGCTTCCTCCTTGCTTCCATAAACGTGGGGAGCACCCTTGGCCTCCCCTTCTGCCATGCCAACCACATCAACCACTTCTTTTGTGAGCTGCCGGTGGTGCTGAAACTTTCATGTGCCGACACACACCTCACAGAGGCTTTCATATTCTTGGCATCAGTAGCATTGCTATTAATTCCTCTGACAATTATCCTTATATCCTATGGGCTTGTTCTCTCCTCAGTATTGCAAATGAGATCCTCCACTGGACTGCGCAAGGCCCTCTCCACATGTGGCTCCCACCTGATCGTGGTCACCTTGTTCTATAGCACCGTCATCTCTATGTACATGATTCCACGGTCGTGTTCAACTTCTGATCGTGACAAGAAAATTGCTGTCTTTTACATTGTGGTCACCCCTTTGCTTAATCCTATCATTTATACTCTGCGGAACAAGGATATTCATGGTGCAACAGCCAAGGCACTGAGAAGACTGGCCATTTTGAAAAAGAGTTGA